DNA from Myxococcales bacterium:
GCAGTCGATCTTCGCGGTCAATCACGAGGATGTGGTCCTGATCGCGCATCGCGTAGCGAGGAACGATGATGATGTTTTCCACAACAGGGCCCTCGATCTCGGCTTGCACGAACAAACCAACCGTGAGGGGCGGCTTGTCTTCGTTTCCCGGTTCGACCGCATAGGGATCTGCGACCCGCGCGATTACGTGCACCATGCGGCTCTTCGGATCAATTTCGCCCTCGGTGCGGACCACGGTCCCGCGCCAGGTGTGTTCCTTGCCTGCGAACCGCGCGCGCAGATGCACGGTGGGGAACTCGACGTCTGCGGCCATGGGATGGCGCGGAAGATCGAGGTACGCGAGCTGGTAATCCGCGATCGGCAAGCGAATCTCCGCGTAGTCGGTTGCGTATAGAGTTGCCACCGATGCGCCCGGGCTCACGACTTGCCCGACATCGACTCGCTCTTCGCGCACCCGCCCGTCATACGGCGCTCGAATTTCGGTTCGTTCGAGATCCCACTCGGCTTGCTCGAGTGCGAGCTTGGCGTCGGTAAGGTTGGCTCGTGCCACCTGATCATTGCGCCGCGCCTCACTGAGCTGCACCGCACTGGCGACGCTTCGGGCCGACAGGCTCTGCTGGCGCTCGAGTTCGTCCGCTGCAAACTCGACTTCGCTCGCGGCACGCGCCACGGCCACCCTCGCTCGCGCCACAGTCATGTTGTAGCCACGCTGTTGAATGCGAAGCAGCGCTTCACCTTCTTTGAAGAATCCACCCGACACCAGTACCGGTGATACCCACACGACTCGCCCCGAAACCTCCGGCACCAACGTGCTCTCGGTGCGCGGAGCGACGGTTCCCTGGGTGCGCACGAGCATCTGCACGCTCTGGGGTTGTGGATCGCGGACCCTTACCGCGGTCACCGCGTGCTCGGGGACGATGTTCTCGACCGAAGGCGCAGTGGCGACCAGGAGAAAGGCTCCCAGGCTGGACAAAATCAGGACGAGCGCAGGTACCAGCAGTTTCTTCTTCACGACGACATCCTTTCCAGGGACAGGCGCTCTCGTTCATTCGTCATGGCCGCAATGGCGTGGATTCGAAGTTCGAGGGTTAGTTCAATTACCGCGTCTGACGCGGCTGCTCCGTCTTTCGCATCGATCGCCTCTGCGAGCTTGTCGAACAAGGCTTGATTCGGAGAAATCGGAGGTAGGAGGTGCGGGTGGCGCCTGTCGAGCTCTTCAATGAAGCCGGTCTTGACGCCTCTCCGCACCAACGTCAACACGAGATTGTCGCTGGCCTCTACGAAGAGATCGACGAGTTGATGCATGAGTTCGATGTGATCGGGGTTGGAAAGCTTCTGCTTGGCTCTGGCGAGAAGCTTGTGGATATCGACTCGCTGCTGTTCGGTGGCGCGTTCGGCGCACAATCGAGCGGCCGTGCTGAACAGCCCGCTCATCACCTCAAACACCTGGTCGACAATTTTGGGATCGGGGGGATCTTCGAGATTGATCAGGTGTTCGACGACGTCGAGGCTGGCCTCCTCGATCGGCGCAACCCGTGCTCCGCCGGGATGAATTTTGGCGACCCCGAGTTGCTCCAGGCGTTTCAACGCCTCGCGCACCGCTCCTCGGTGCACTCCAAAGCGTTCGGCCAGATCTCGCTCGGAGGGCAGGCGTTCTCCGCAGCGATACTGGCCGCGCAGAATTTCGTCGCGCAACTCCGCAGCGATTGCCGCGCTTCGAGAAATCGATTGCATCTGTAAATTGCTCCGGCGGGCGCGCTGGAGTGCCTGTCTCGGCCTTGGCTTCAGCCTGGTCTGGTCATGCCAGGGCGCTCGATTGGTCGGTCCATATTGGTCTGACCAAATTTTGATCGGGCAATGATAGCCAGCGCCGAATCCACGTCTAGACCGAGAAGCACAAATTTACGCGTCGGAGAGGATTGAAGTGTATCCCCGCGGGGTGACGTCGATCGGATTCGGAAACTCCTGCCCAGCGGGCGGGCTATGCGAACAGGCACCCAAATCTCACTGCGACCTGGCGCGCTGGTTTTCAGTATTCCGGAACGTAGATCTCGCATGCGAGCTTGTCCCCGCCAGCGATCACCAGCAGGCGACCGAGAGCGAGGTATTGGCCGATCATCATGCCCAGTTCCGCGATCTCAGCATCTGCAAAGCACTTGCGAAGTTCCGCTTTGAAGGCCGAATCCACGGTCCGAAAGTCTGTTGCGAGCTTCTCTGCGAAGCGCACAGCCAGGGCCTCCCGGGGATCGAGTTTGCGCTCTGCTTCGGGCAAGTGAATCTGTGCAATGGTCTCTTCGTCGAGTCCCTGACGCGTCGCCGACGCGTACCGAGCGAACAGTCAGGTGTCGCATCCATTGAGGGCGGCAATCTTGAGGCGTGCGAGCTCCTTGATGCGACAGGGAACGACTCCCTCCAGATGTCCTGGGCGGAAGAACTCGAAAAACCGGGCGAAGTGCTCGGGGATGAGCTCCATGAGGTTCAGGCTTTCATCGGCGGGATTCGAGTTCGCGATGGGTTGCATGCTGTCCATGTTGACTCCTTGCAGCACTGGGGTTCGGCCCGAAAGTGTATCAACCCGCAAATCGGGTTGCCCGCGCCGGAGATTCTCAACCCAGCCCGATCGATATTTGTATATATAGAAGCAAGAGTTGCACTCGGGTCTGCGCAGGCCTCCCCAAGCGGCTCATGGCAAGACCCAGAGCGACTCCGACTGTCTCAGGGAGCCAGGGCCAACGCCCTGTCGCGAGGCACATCCGTGCGGATGGCGACCTGGTGGGCCGCAAACAACTTCCGGTCGTTGATGCGCCGCAACTGGTCCATCATTCGTAAAGTCCGATCTTGGAGGATCAGGTCTACATCGCGTCTGGTGTTTTCCGCGAGTTTCTTCAGGGTCGCTTGCAGCAATGACGTGTCCAGCTGATGACCGAGTGTTTCAATTGAACTGGGGGCAGAATTGACAGCACCCGCTGCAACGTCGACAGAGTGCGGAACGGTCTTCGGCAGTTCGTCTGCCGTGCTGGGGATTGCGACGACGAGACAAAGCGAACAGAGCAGCCCGCGCAGTGGGCGCAAATTTCGGGAACGCATTGCAGTGGTCGGGTGGGGGCGCGGCAGCTGGAACATCGGTTGCTCTTCTCCTGGCGAAAGCTAGGTAGAGCTATCGGTAGCCACTCGCTAAAGTTGACTGCAATTCATCACGCTGCCAATCTTTTGTACCGGCGGCCTCCGGGACCTTCGATCTTCCGTACCGAGCAGTATGGTTGAGTTCCCGCGCGATGAACTCTTGATCGCACGCACTCCGCGTCGTCCTTCTACTAT
Protein-coding regions in this window:
- a CDS encoding FadR family transcriptional regulator, with protein sequence MQSISRSAAIAAELRDEILRGQYRCGERLPSERDLAERFGVHRGAVREALKRLEQLGVAKIHPGGARVAPIEEASLDVVEHLINLEDPPDPKIVDQVFEVMSGLFSTAARLCAERATEQQRVDIHKLLARAKQKLSNPDHIELMHQLVDLFVEASDNLVLTLVRRGVKTGFIEELDRRHPHLLPPISPNQALFDKLAEAIDAKDGAAASDAVIELTLELRIHAIAAMTNERERLSLERMSS
- a CDS encoding efflux RND transporter periplasmic adaptor subunit, encoding MKKKLLVPALVLILSSLGAFLLVATAPSVENIVPEHAVTAVRVRDPQPQSVQMLVRTQGTVAPRTESTLVPEVSGRVVWVSPVLVSGGFFKEGEALLRIQQRGYNMTVARARVAVARAASEVEFAADELERQQSLSARSVASAVQLSEARRNDQVARANLTDAKLALEQAEWDLERTEIRAPYDGRVREERVDVGQVVSPGASVATLYATDYAEIRLPIADYQLAYLDLPRHPMAADVEFPTVHLRARFAGKEHTWRGTVVRTEGEIDPKSRMVHVIARVADPYAVEPGNEDKPPLTVGLFVQAEIEGPVVENIIIVPRYAMRDQDHILVIDREDRLRERKVEILRIDGDDVLIVGALEPGERLCVSPLQVVVDGMRVIPIADDEAPDRETRS